A region from the Lycium barbarum isolate Lr01 chromosome 8, ASM1917538v2, whole genome shotgun sequence genome encodes:
- the LOC132606597 gene encoding auxin-responsive protein SAUR50-like, giving the protein MAFNKVSQAAVLKMLKRCSNLGMKHGHNNEDDLPSDVPKGHFVVYVGENRTRYIIPISFLTHPEFQCLLRRAEEEFGFDHEMGITIPCEEVVFESLTSTLQ; this is encoded by the coding sequence ATGGCCTTCAATAAGGTGTCACAAGCTGCAGTGCTGAAAATGTTGAAAAGGTGTTCGAATTTGGGAATGAAACATGGCCACAACAACGAAGATGACCTTCCCAGTGACGTTCCAAAAGGCCATTTTGTTGTCTATGTGGGAGAAAATCGAACACGATACATCATACCTATTTCTTTCTTGACTCACCCTGAGTTTCAATGCCTTCTTCGTCGTGCTGAAGAGGAGTTTGGCTTTGATCATGAGATGGGTATCACCATACCGTGTGAAGAAGTCGTGTTTGAATCTTTAACTTCCACGCTTCAGTAA